From Caviibacter abscessus, one genomic window encodes:
- a CDS encoding BglG family transcription antiterminator encodes MVNKRQIEILDMLILNKSLSMEHLSKYFKVSIRSIQYSINIINYYLSQNSFEIIKIKSGNIFLTNESEIIKIINLLKEEKSLKREERLLILQIYSSFSEKGLNISKLSKMINVSRNTLKSDMASIKEYKFNYSKSNGYYLNVSNDFRLNKLIEVYENDHLLKYIQNIIDDKLFLNIEKFIKEIAKNIILNLNEESYKKLKILIYCQIKYPEKMENVFHDNLIIEEIKKVYLKYFNNLNGFNRILDFIVGNSLYLNVNSGLDESFFIKQMIKFVSEKVNVNLNEDKILNNFLLSHLKVSIYRLKENIELKNQIYENLIWNKDPIIFIIKKAVCDIEVAFDIKFTDTEILLIAYHFKASINRMSVCNRKKVILVCGLGYGTSRVLEYNLKEKFDVDIVDIMPAYMVNIKTINKHNIDYILTTVNLEIENSIKINPVLNYEDYKKLEELGISRKKDKILISEFLDDLSTINNFNNDKVAQMLLNKYSKFFFEKYNLSSELLNILTKEKCIFKDNVKTLEEAVNILGNNLEKLGVTNKNYTDEMLKALEKFGTYIVISENVAIPHAKNTNGVNKTDVSILIIKDPIKVKDKNINFMLCFSSIGNSSHLGIINDVYKLIMIKDFSKKISNIRNYKQLIEYFKEVFK; translated from the coding sequence ATGGTTAATAAAAGGCAAATTGAAATATTAGATATGTTGATTTTAAATAAAAGCTTAAGTATGGAACATTTGTCAAAATATTTTAAAGTATCTATACGAAGCATACAATATAGTATAAATATTATAAACTACTATTTATCTCAAAATTCGTTTGAAATAATTAAAATAAAAAGTGGAAATATTTTTTTAACTAATGAAAGTGAAATAATAAAAATTATAAATTTATTAAAAGAAGAAAAATCACTAAAAAGAGAAGAAAGACTCCTTATACTACAAATTTATTCAAGCTTTTCTGAAAAAGGGCTTAATATTTCAAAATTATCAAAAATGATTAATGTTTCAAGAAATACCTTAAAATCAGATATGGCAAGTATAAAAGAATATAAATTTAATTATTCAAAATCAAATGGATATTATTTAAATGTCTCAAACGATTTTAGACTTAATAAATTAATTGAAGTTTATGAAAATGACCATTTACTTAAATATATACAAAATATTATTGATGATAAATTATTTTTGAATATTGAAAAATTTATTAAAGAGATTGCGAAAAATATAATATTAAATCTTAATGAAGAAAGTTATAAAAAATTAAAAATCTTAATATATTGTCAAATAAAGTATCCAGAAAAAATGGAAAATGTATTTCACGATAATTTAATTATAGAGGAAATAAAAAAAGTATATTTAAAATATTTTAATAATTTAAATGGCTTTAATCGTATATTAGATTTTATTGTCGGAAATTCATTATACTTAAATGTCAATAGTGGTTTAGATGAGAGTTTTTTTATAAAACAAATGATTAAATTTGTTAGTGAAAAAGTAAATGTAAATTTAAATGAAGATAAAATTTTAAATAATTTTTTGCTAAGTCATTTAAAAGTTTCAATATATAGACTTAAAGAAAATATAGAACTTAAAAATCAAATATATGAGAATTTAATTTGGAATAAGGATCCTATTATATTCATAATAAAAAAAGCTGTTTGTGATATTGAAGTAGCCTTTGACATTAAATTTACAGATACAGAAATACTTTTGATTGCATATCATTTTAAAGCATCAATAAATAGAATGAGTGTATGTAACAGAAAAAAAGTAATATTAGTATGTGGATTAGGATATGGAACATCAAGAGTTTTGGAATATAACTTAAAAGAAAAATTTGATGTAGATATAGTAGATATAATGCCTGCATACATGGTGAATATTAAAACTATTAATAAACATAATATAGACTATATTTTAACTACTGTAAATTTAGAAATAGAAAATAGTATTAAGATTAATCCGGTACTAAATTATGAAGATTATAAAAAACTTGAAGAATTAGGTATAAGTAGAAAAAAAGATAAAATATTAATAAGTGAATTTTTAGATGATTTATCAACTATAAATAATTTTAATAATGATAAAGTTGCTCAAATGCTACTTAATAAATATTCTAAGTTTTTCTTTGAAAAATATAATTTAAGCTCAGAACTTTTAAATATTTTAACAAAAGAAAAATGTATTTTTAAAGATAATGTAAAAACATTGGAGGAAGCAGTAAATATTTTAGGCAATAATTTAGAAAAATTAGGTGTAACTAACAAAAATTATACAGATGAGATGTTAAAAGCACTTGAAAAATTTGGGACATATATAGTTATTTCTGAAAATGTAGCTATACCACATGCTAAAAATACAAATGGAGTCAATAAAACAGATGTAAGTATTTTAATTATTAAAGATCCAATTAAAGTAAAAGATAAAAATATAAATTTTATGCTCTGTTTTTCAAGTATTGGTAATAGTTCACATTTAGGAATAATAAATGATGTATACAAACTTATAATGATAAAAGATTTTTCTAAAAAAATTTCAAACATTAGAAATTATAAACAACTAATAGAATATTTTAAAGAGGTATTCAAATAA
- a CDS encoding PTS sugar transporter subunit IIA, whose protein sequence is MIFNASNIEVVESINNWEEAIRKASENLIKNKYIEERYVEAMISSVKKLGFYIVLADLIAMPHARPENGVLKTGVSFLKLNNAVKFGENDVKFIFVLAAINSDSHIDTIKELMKIFQNENKMKKLENVKTKEEILAII, encoded by the coding sequence ATGATTTTTAATGCAAGTAATATAGAAGTGGTAGAAAGTATTAATAATTGGGAAGAAGCAATAAGAAAAGCCTCAGAAAATCTTATTAAAAATAAATATATTGAAGAAAGATACGTTGAGGCTATGATTTCGTCAGTAAAAAAATTGGGATTTTACATAGTACTGGCAGATTTAATTGCAATGCCGCATGCAAGACCTGAAAATGGTGTTTTGAAAACAGGTGTTTCGTTTTTGAAATTAAATAATGCAGTTAAATTTGGTGAAAATGATGTAAAGTTTATTTTTGTTTTAGCGGCAATAAATTCAGATTCTCACATAGATACTATAAAAGAACTTATGAAAATATTTCAAAATGAAAATAAAATGAAAAAGTTAGAAAATGTAAAAACAAAAGAAGAGATATTAGCGATTATTTAA
- a CDS encoding PTS sugar transporter subunit IIB, with the protein MKIMAVCGSGLGSSFMLEMNIKKVLKNLNFEAEVEHQDLASVNQNSADIFVMGKDIAESCSVSKDKIIILDSIISMSELSEKLKSKLNI; encoded by the coding sequence ATGAAAATTATGGCTGTTTGTGGATCAGGATTAGGTTCAAGTTTTATGCTTGAAATGAATATAAAAAAAGTTTTAAAAAATTTAAATTTTGAAGCGGAAGTTGAACATCAAGATTTGGCATCTGTTAATCAAAATAGTGCAGATATATTTGTTATGGGTAAAGATATAGCTGAAAGTTGTTCGGTTTCAAAAGATAAGATTATTATATTAGATAGTATTATTAGTATGAGTGAATTAAGTGAAAAATTAAAAAGTAAATTAAATATATAA
- a CDS encoding PTS ascorbate transporter subunit IIC gives MLTLLKFIVGILKVPAILVGLIALIGLLLQKKSFTDIVKGTIKTIMGFLILSAGADLIVSSLAPMGQMFEHAFSIQGVVPNNEAIISQALKDFGTPTALIMTLGMVANILIARFTRLKYIFLTGHHTLYMACMIAIMLHVAGFSGISLVILGSVILGITMAVFPALAQPFMKNITGENSIAFGHFSTLGYILSGYIGKVVGKNSKSTEEMKLPKNLSFLRDSSISISITMMFIYVILAILAGKNFVTNLSGGDNYIIFSILKAIAFAGGVFIILQGVRLILNEIVPAFTGISEKLVPNAKPALDCPIVFPYAPNAVLIGFIFSFLGGIVGLFILGAINSVLILPGVVPHFFCGATAGVFGNSTGGRRGAMIGAFANGLLLTFLPAILYPVLGALGYANTTFSDADFATLGIILGYLSKNSFIIILLTVFTVVSLVMYNFFIKSKNKE, from the coding sequence ATGTTGACATTATTAAAATTTATTGTAGGAATTTTAAAAGTTCCGGCAATATTGGTAGGACTTATCGCATTAATTGGATTATTACTTCAAAAAAAATCTTTTACAGACATAGTAAAGGGAACAATTAAAACAATAATGGGATTTTTAATTTTATCAGCAGGTGCAGATTTAATTGTTTCATCACTAGCACCTATGGGTCAAATGTTTGAACATGCTTTTTCAATACAAGGTGTTGTACCTAATAATGAAGCTATAATTTCACAAGCATTAAAAGATTTTGGTACACCAACAGCCCTTATAATGACACTTGGAATGGTTGCTAATATATTAATTGCTAGATTTACTCGTTTAAAATATATCTTTTTAACAGGGCATCACACTTTATACATGGCATGTATGATAGCAATAATGTTACATGTTGCAGGATTTTCAGGAATTAGTTTAGTTATTTTAGGTTCTGTTATACTAGGAATAACTATGGCAGTATTTCCAGCATTAGCACAACCTTTTATGAAGAATATAACAGGTGAAAATTCTATAGCATTTGGGCATTTTTCAACTCTTGGATATATTTTATCTGGTTATATAGGAAAAGTTGTTGGAAAAAATTCAAAATCAACAGAAGAAATGAAATTGCCTAAAAATTTGAGTTTTTTAAGAGATAGTTCTATTTCAATTTCTATAACAATGATGTTTATTTATGTTATTTTAGCAATATTAGCAGGAAAAAATTTTGTTACTAATCTTTCAGGTGGAGATAATTATATAATTTTTTCAATACTTAAAGCTATAGCATTTGCTGGTGGAGTATTTATTATACTTCAAGGTGTGAGATTAATTTTAAATGAAATAGTACCGGCATTTACAGGTATTTCTGAAAAATTAGTTCCTAATGCAAAACCAGCACTTGATTGTCCTATAGTATTTCCATATGCACCAAATGCTGTTTTAATAGGGTTTATATTTAGTTTTTTAGGTGGAATAGTAGGACTATTTATTTTAGGTGCAATAAATTCAGTTCTTATACTACCGGGAGTTGTTCCTCATTTTTTCTGTGGTGCAACAGCAGGTGTATTTGGTAATTCAACAGGTGGTAGAAGAGGAGCTATGATAGGTGCATTTGCTAATGGATTATTATTAACTTTTTTACCGGCAATACTTTATCCTGTACTAGGTGCTTTAGGTTATGCAAATACAACTTTTTCAGATGCTGATTTTGCAACATTAGGTATAATATTAGGTTATTTATCAAAAAATTCGTTTATTATAATCTTACTTACAGTATTTACTGTAGTATCTTTAGTTATGTATAATTTTTTTATAAAATCAAAGAATAAGGAATAA
- a CDS encoding transketolase: MKDTKIFARKIRINILKMLINLGFGHYGGSLSCVETLAVLYNEVMKFDPNNPNSCERDYLVLSKGHAGPALYATLALKGFFPLEDLLTLNINGTNLPSHPDRLKTKGVDITTGSLGQGISIASGIAKALKIQQKENRVFCIIGDGEAQEGQVWEAMQFISHNKLNNMTIFIDYNKQQLDRYLNEICEPFSFVEKAKSFGLDAVMIKGDDIDEIRKYSKNIGNNPMVIVLDTVKGQGIKFIEKFNGNHHIRANDKIQKELEKALEELESSDN; encoded by the coding sequence ATGAAAGATACAAAAATATTTGCCAGAAAAATACGTATAAATATTTTGAAAATGTTAATAAATTTGGGTTTTGGACATTATGGTGGTTCATTATCTTGTGTTGAAACATTAGCAGTTTTATACAACGAAGTAATGAAATTTGATCCAAATAATCCAAATAGTTGTGAAAGAGATTATTTAGTGCTTTCTAAAGGACATGCAGGTCCTGCACTTTATGCAACTTTAGCTTTAAAAGGATTTTTTCCATTAGAAGATTTGCTTACATTAAATATTAATGGGACAAATTTACCTTCACATCCGGATAGATTAAAAACAAAAGGTGTTGATATTACAACAGGTTCATTAGGTCAAGGAATATCAATTGCATCAGGAATAGCAAAGGCATTAAAAATACAACAAAAAGAAAATAGAGTTTTTTGTATTATTGGTGATGGAGAAGCTCAGGAAGGTCAAGTATGGGAAGCTATGCAATTTATATCACACAATAAGCTAAATAACATGACTATATTTATTGATTACAATAAACAACAGTTAGATAGATATTTAAATGAAATTTGTGAACCTTTTTCTTTTGTTGAAAAAGCGAAATCATTTGGATTAGATGCAGTTATGATAAAAGGTGATGATATAGATGAAATTAGAAAATATTCAAAAAATATAGGGAATAATCCTATGGTAATAGTTCTTGATACTGTAAAAGGACAAGGAATTAAATTCATAGAAAAGTTTAATGGTAATCATCACATAAGAGCAAATGATAAAATACAAAAAGAATTAGAAAAAGCGTTGGAAGAACTAGAAAGTAGTGATAACTAA